A genomic region of Dunckerocampus dactyliophorus isolate RoL2022-P2 chromosome 8, RoL_Ddac_1.1, whole genome shotgun sequence contains the following coding sequences:
- the LOC129186708 gene encoding death-inducer obliterator 1-like isoform X5 produces MPVEAATDSTDRRYPVRRSGRQAKRTDKLEEFLSTKRVSRKSAPPTLESADPPSQTPTDAETASEASFDGTADTKTLEDKPEASDRRTRSSVREQPARKSMRFGRCTRQSATVEGSSDNEDSRDGTEIQEKDAAKTGDSNSSKINEGGTNKDQRQPELDSKEKEEKKQADTGDDDDTKIESEESAEKPGVPVKRGPIRTYINKKRAANVNSTNVKGCAPGQAVGATTKSQVQEDSDDDDDDDASSSSSSSSSSSESDGGYDPNALYCICRQKHNKRFMICCDRCEEWFHGDCVGITEARGRLMERNGEDYICPNCTAKKSQVIRPATSTLSMSIDMGKPKAGTALQMSALQMAAGFASYTDFSTSTSPSLAAPPSAGSEDMGIKGRIEKASNPTGKKKIKIFQPQSPQQPVLPHAVQKGAPKPGKTAAATPELKAPEMEQKVASNVEVKTTGTAAADEKTKLAAPEDASLPKCIGPGCEKNAQPDSVYCGNDCILKHAAVTVKAFTDVKEPKDSAQKSNSASKSGAASGTKSPKDNRVDTESDEGGNCVPDDDDEDAHAVEERPSPATASWSSDHNYIAVPPEKTTPISATVLNKKSSTKEEKQAKEAAPTHEKPSTDSKTLVKTKKTMTTRSSKVSPKGKKPSAQSTSSKGTKRPATPPSKSTVKSKKLRATATPTPSPYPPGPIHVTGALRVTKSNFTIPKKQPQQKDTPSRSQASSSPRVPSSPVSSAPPSHSASPRPHHPSSSAPPVSPMPPPPNHQMRQNIRRSLTDILYKRVSDSDDLKMTESEVARLSFAIEKEMFNLCLSTDSKYKNKYRSLMFNLKDPKNKGLFYKVIGGEVTPFRLVRMSAEEMVSKEISDWKKPDPPQAQSSSSRAHSGHSKPGNRYDSHSMDVEDVPPSSDADVCISATTSSARMASAVDQDEAGLTPSAATQPSAVEGGSSMPDIFSSMLKDTTSEHRTHLFDLNCKICTGQKTEDELASKKTKHTKKPDPSRQELQSASAVGQPQAPPVYQQHIPPPYQSGMEAVVPDPQTQLYQEDPNSLAPPVQTAPAINPTISSVSITRRDPRMARHGSGVTVTYTAPEKPINNMTESLPAPVTVPMEVVAKGPLPMPPAPPPPPSVALSKPAKTSTSDPPLEGETAIFLHGQEKIWKGFINMQSVAKFVTKAYLVSGSFEYLKEDLPDTIHVGGRISPNTVWDYVGKLKTSLSKELCLIRFHPATEEEEVAYVSLFSYFSSRKRFGVVANSNRRIKDLYLIPLSSKDPLPSKLLPFDGPGLEPARPNLLLGLLICQKDRKRAAPPLETDEKRSKIQIKDIDDTGLPKPLPSVKVERSTRQSLEIPFSTTPPGSPPASSSETSSAAVPTSSVFSLLSSVKAPATSAVTGVESPSSSSSVASAAAAATPLQTILNTLFGKKKHDSEASNSPSEQGAEHSIPRATMLDPIVQQFAQISKDKPVDEDEDDRPYDPEEEYDPSMGYSVPNKPAEVVNKPETVQSEGDDIAYDPEDDSIFDEVNTVSGETVSEEHITEPEKILDGLKQKGDQTLQKQEELQMPSTGSAGASLIPPTLIGSSQLLQLGKKVEELVKSSTAPLINQRRDPRQMPRKVEGSTKPTDEPEEKEESSTGSSSPPQQSIQEPQLPTVADLPDSSQDSQTPLSEEEVKSETLPFMDTAKTEVSIPLLGETMDPDIDYHYMEEKEEISKQAEPVKAEKQMDKYNIWPNAASILRSTEDSEYDDNSQDTAISSSCNEPSNSSTITSTIPVLTHSLAVGDTHSHNVRHHMPASSFDEYRPPADVPPPSNFLLPQQIQGQNPVMRPPPVSIPPPIQGLPSMSAPPPLQGPPPSIFPPVHGPPPMQADGNRQFGPPPTPFPPYQSQWPRTQAPPQQQPPPRPLQNLIPPRVPPPYPPIVQRGPPPQIFDPLIPPQHTGQQGPPPGLPPPPPFDAQNQLPPRFTGPPPPFSFPGNRGPPPPFSGPPPGHFDTRLPPPSHFPGSRGPPQAQYGDHASQTPIQAQPPMLEQTRGQREQYNKDSHSFTHVDQHQNHPHHSFKDNPAQSLGQVYRGPPTQYEESRGPPSSVEISGQHINPLNQFGGPRLHSPPHRGSFDERISLPPSLQESRAPFGGSERYRFDRFSDDTRPIRHSGPLLPTPTEAPIGLPNRKGGHSPDRRRDEYWRRHSPEILRRTSTNREDSEPRSTDPFSHFEAVLRESTSGPPQSLEDRLKELSGDHRRDRERDIPHPGRSLLWERSKRWSREREWERSRERDMNRESSRERDRSKGKEAEKHQEAEVERHGNQDTDKRRDRDREREKDKDRARDREADRRDSDRDRGRNNRDREREQDHEREKRRDRSRSRDRDRGKDRAGREKDKEKDNDRDKDRERERDKDRERDRDKDRERDRDKDRERDRDRDRERDRDKDRERDRDKDREIDRDKDRERDRDRERDKDRERDREKDRDKDREKERERDREKDREKERDKERERDHDKDRDRDKDRDRDKDRDREKERDKDRHRDRDREKEREREKERDRDRDRDRDRDRDRDRDRDRDRDRDRDRDRDRDRQETSRSRERREDKKDSKHETPKEREKTAENDKNVS; encoded by the exons ATGCCGGTGGAGGCAGCAACTGACAGCACAGACAGACGCTATCCTGTACGCCGCAGTGGCAGGCAGGCCAAGCGTACAGACAAACTGGAGGAATTCCTCTCTACTAAAAGAGTATCAAGAAAGAGTGCCCCCCCGACTCTTGAAAGTGCAGATCCTCCTTCACAAACCCCAACTGATGCGGAAACTGCGTCTGAGGCCAGCTTTGATGGCACTGCAGACACAAAAACACTGGAGGACAAGCCTGAGGCGTCCGATAGGAGAACGCGAAGTAGCGTGAGGGAGCAGCCGGCTCGAAAGTCAATGCGATTTGGCAGATGCACACGACAAAGCGCCACAGTTGAAGGAAGCTCTGACAATGAGGACAGCAGAGATGGCACTGAGATACAGGAAAAAGATGCAGCCAAAACCGGGGACTCGAATAGCTCCAAAATAAATGAGGGAGGCACCAATAAGGATCAGCGCCAGCCTGAGTTGGATtcaaaggaaaaggaggaaaagaaGCAAGCGGACACGGGGGACGATGACGACACCAAAATCGAAAGTGAGGAGAGCGCAGAAAAACCTGGAGTGCCGGTAAAGCGTGGACCGATTAGAAcatacattaataaaaaaaggGCCGCCAATGTGAACAGTACCAATGTGAAGGGGTGTGCCCCTGGGCAGGCTGTTGGCGCCACAACCAAGTCTCAAGTACAGGAGGACagcgacgacgacgacgacgatgatgcatcttcctcctcctcctcttcatcttcaaGCAGTGAGTCTGATGGAGGCTATGACCCCAACGCACTTTATTGCATCTGTCGGCAGAAACACAACAAAAG GTTCATGATCTGCTGTGACCGCTGTGAGGAATGGTTCCATGGAGACTGTGTGGGCATCACAGAGGCTCGGGGGCGTCTGATGGAGAGGAATGGCGAGGATTACATCTGCCCCAACTGCACAGCTAAGAAAAGCCAGGTGATCAGGCCTGCGACCTCCACGCTGTCAATGAGCATAGACATGGGCAAGCCCAAAGCCGGCACAGCACTTCAGATGTCCGCACTACAGATGGCGGCGGGTTTTGCGTCTTACACTGACTTCAGTACCTCAACAAGTCCAAGTTTGGCAGCACCCCCATCTGCTGGAAGTGAAGACATGGGTATCAAAGGCAGGATTGAGAAAGCCTCAAATCCAACGGGGAAAAAGAAGATAAAAATCTTTCAGCCG CAGTCGCCACAACAGCCAGTGCTACCACACGCTGTCCAGAAGGGGGCGCCAAAGCCGGGGAAGACTGCGGCCGCCACACCAGAGCTGAAAGCGCCAGAGATGGAGCAGAAGGTGGCTTCAAACGTGGAGGTGAAAACAACGGGGACGGCAGCGGCAGATGAGAAAACTAAGTTGGCGGCACCGGAGGATGCTTCCCTTCCAAAATGTATTGGGCCCGGCTGTGAGAAAAACGCCCAGCCTGACTCTGTGTACTGTGGAAACGACTGCATCCTGAAACACGCTGCTGTGACCGTGAAGGCCTTCACTGATGTCAAAGAGCCCAAGGACTCGGCTCAGAAATCCAACTCTGCGTCAAAG AGCGGAGCTGCCAGCGGGACTAAGAGCCCTAAGGACAACAGGGTGGATACAGAGAGCGATGAAGGAGGCAACTGCGTTCCAGATGATGACGACGAAGATGCGCATGCTGTGGAAGAGCGGCCCTCGCCTGCCACCGCGTCCTGGTCCAGCGACCATAATTACATTGCAGTACCACCAGAAAAGACTACACCCATATCAGCAACAGTGTTAAACAAAAAGT CCTCAACCAAAGAAGAGAAGCAGGCTAAGGAAGCAGCTCCAACTCATGAGAAACCTTCCACTGATTCCAAGACCCTAGTAAAAACGAAGAAGACAATGACCACCAGGTCATCCAAGGTGTCTCCAAAGGGCAAGAAACCTTCCGCTCAGTCCACCAGTTCCAAGGGGACAAAGAGACCAGCGACTCCTCCAAGTAAATCGACAGTAAAGTCCAAGAAACTGCGGGCAACGGCCACCCCTACCCCATCACCGTACCCACCAGGGCCCATCCATGTCACAGGAGCCCTGAGAGTTACAAAGTCCAACTTTACCATTCCGAAGAAGCAGCCTCAACAAAAGGACACTCCATCCCGTAGCCAGGCCTCGTCATCTCCAAGAGTCCCGTCCTCTCCAGTGTCTTCAGCTCCCCCCAGTCACTCTGCCTCACCAAGACCTCACCATCCATCTTCCTCAGCACCCCCCGTATCGCCTATGCCGCCTCCCCCCAATCACCAGATGAGACAGAACATTCGTCGCTCTCTGACAGACATTCTCTATAAGAG AGTGAGTGATAGTGATGATCTGAAAATGACAGAGAGTGAGGTCGCACGGCTGTCTTTTGCCATTGAAAAGGAGATGTTTAACCTCTGCCTTAGCACTGACAGcaagtacaaaaacaaatacaggtcGCTCATGTTCAACCTCAAGGACCCCAAAAACAAA GGCCTGTTCTACAAGGTGATTGGAGGTGAGGTTACACCCTTCCGACTTGTAAGGATGAGTGCTGAAGAAATGGTTTCCAAGGAGATATCAGACTGGAAGAAGCCAGATCCACCTcag GCGCAGTCATCTAGTTCAAGGGCCCATTCAGGGCATTCCAAACCAGGCAATAGGTATGACTCACACAGCATGGACGTGGAGGATGTCCCACCATCATCAGATGCGGATGTATGTATCTCTGCCACAACTTCATCTGCTCGCATGGCTTCTGCTGTA GACCAAGATGAGGCTGGCCTCACTCCTTCAGCTGCGACTCAGCCGTCGGCCGTTGAGGGGGGCAGTAGTATGCCAGATATTTTCAGTAGCATGCTCAAAGACACGACTTCAGAGCACAGGACTCATCTGTTTGACCTCAACTGTAAAATATGCACAG GTCAGAAAACAGAAGACGAACTTGCGTCAAAGAAAACTAAACACACAAAGAAGCCTGACCCATCCAGACAAGAGTTGCAGTCAGCCTCTGCTGTCGGCCAACCGCAAGCCCCCCCAGTTTACCAGCAGCACATCCCTCCACCGTACCAGTCTGGCATGGAAGCAGTTGTTCCAGACCCACAGACACAGCTTTACCAAGAGGATCCCAACAGCCTTGCCCCACCTGTCCAAACGGCCCCAGCCATCAACCCCACTATTTCATCTGTCAGCATCACGCGCCGAGACCCGCGCATGGCCAGACATGGCTCAGGTGTTACCGTCACTTACACTGCTCCGGAAAAACCCATAAACAACATGACTGAGTCTCTCCCAGCTCCCGTCACTGTTCCCATGGAGGTTGTAGCTAAGGGACCCCTTCCTATGCCTCCTGCTCCACCACCGCCACCCTCAGTGGCTTTGTCCAAACCAGCGAAAACAAG TACCTCTGATCCACCTCTTGAGGGGGAGACGGCAATCTTCCTCCATGGTCAAGAGAAGATATGGAAGGGATTTATCAACATGCAGTCTGTGGCCAAGTTTGTAACTAAAGCTTACCTGGTTTCCGGCTCTTTTGAGTATCTAAAAgag GATTTGCCAGACACCATTCACGTGGGAGGACGAATCTCTCCAAATACAGTGTGGGACTATGTCGGGAAGCTGAAAACCTCATTGTCCAAG GAGCTCTGTCTGATCCGGTTCCACCCAGccacagaggaagaagaagtgGCCTATGTGTCTCTCTTCTCTTACTTCAGCAGCAGGAAAAGATTTGGTGTAGTGGCTAACAGCAACCGGCGGATCAAAGATCTCTATCTCATCCCACTGAGCTCAAAGGACCCACTACCCTCCAAACTCTTACCGTTTGATGGACCAG GACTTGAACCAGCTCGGCCCAACCTCCTCCTGGGGCTCCTCATCTGCCAGAAGGACAGAAAGCGTGCTGCTCCTCCACTGGAAACTGACGAGAAACGTTCTAAGATTCAAATTAAAGATATAGACGATACTGGGCTTCCGAAGCCACTTCCCTCAGTCAAAGTGGAGCGAAGCACACGCCAAAGTTTGGAAATCCCCTTCAGCACAACTCCTCCAGGGTCACCTCCAGCCAGCTCCTCAGAGACGTCAAGCGCTGCTGTGCCCACCTCATCTGTCTTTTCTCTCTTGTCGTCTGTTAAAGCGCCTGCCACATCAGCTGTGACTGGTGTGGAATCCCCATCGTCCTCCAGCTCTGTGGCTTCCGCAGCAGCAGCTGCCACTCCTCTGCAGACCATCCTCAACACTCTTTTTGGGAAGAAAAAACATGACTCGGAAGCTTCAAACTCTCCATCTGAGCAGGGTGCAGAACATTCCATCCCACGCGCTACAATGTTAGATCCCATTGTGCAGCAGTTTGCACAGATTTCAAAAGACAAACCGGTagatgaggatgaagatgacCGGCCATATGACCCAGAGGAAGAATATGACCCCAGTATGGGCTACAGTGTGCCTAATAAACCAGCTGAGGTAGTAAATAAACCTGAAACGGTACAGAGCGAAGGTGATGATATAGCATATGACCCTGAGGATGACTCAATATTTGATGAAGTCAATACTGTATCAGGTGAAACTGTTTCAGAAGAACATATAACCGAGCCAGAAAAGATCCTAGACGGCCTTAAACAGAAAGGAGATCAGACATTGCAGAAACAAGAAGAACTCCAGATGCCGTCTACCGGCTCAGCTGGGGCTTCACTTATTCCTCCAACCCTTATTGGGAGCAGTCAGTTACTGCAGCTAGGCAAAAAAGTGGAAGAGCTTGTGAAATCTTCAACTGCTCCGCTAATCAACCAGAGGAGGGATCCTCGTCAGATGCCTCGCAAGGTAGAAGGTAGCACTAAACCAACCGATGAACCTGAGGAAAAAGAGGAGTCGTCAACAGGTAGCTCTTCTCCACCACAACAGTCAATTCAAGAGCCACAGTTGCCTACCGTTGCTGACCTTCCTGACTCGTCGCAAGACTCACAGACACCACTGTCAGAGGAGGAAGTGAAATCTGAGACACTGCCCTTCATGGACACTGCAAAGACAGAGGTGTCAATTCCTTTACTGGGAGAGACGATGGACCCTGATATAGATTACCACTACATGGAAGAGAAAGAAGAAATAAGCAAACAAGCTGAGCCAGTCAAAGCTGAAAAACAGATGGACAAGTACAATATTTGGCCAAATGCAGCAAGTATTTTAAGAAGTACTGAAGATTCAGAATATGACGACAATAGCCAAGACACAGCCATTTCTAGCTCATGCAATGAGCCTTCAAACTCTTCTACAATTACTTCCACAATCCCAGTTCTCACTCACAGTTTAGCCGTCGGCGACACTCATTCCCACAATGTGCGACATCACATGCCAGCATCAAGTTTTGACGAGTACAGACCTCCAGCAGATGTCCCCCCACCATCTAATTTCCTCCTACCCCAACAGATCCAAGGACAGAATCCTGTGATGAGGCCTCCACCAGTGTCAATACCCCCACCCATACAAGGTCTTCCTTCAATGTCAGCTCCCCCTCCTTTGCAAGGAccccctccatccattttccctCCTGTACACGGTCCTCCTCCAATGCAAGCTGATGGCAACCGTCAGTTTGGTCCTCCTCCAACTCCCTTCCCTCCCTACCAAAGTCAGTGGCCACGCACCCAAGCACCACCACAGCAGCAGCCACCTCCAAGACCACTTCAGAACCTTATACCACCTAGAGTACCACCACCCTACCCACCAATTGTCCAGAGAGGACCTCCACCTCAAATATTTGATCCTCTCATCCCTCCTCAGCATACTGGACAACAAGGGCCGCCTCCAGGccttcctccacctcctccttttGATGCACAGAATCAGCTGCCTCCACGATTTACCGGTCCTCCTCCACCCTTTAGCTTCCCTGGAAACAGAGGTCCTCCTCCACCTTTCTCAGGACCACCACCGGGACATTTTGATACCAGGCTTCCTCCTCCGTCCCACTTCCCAGGGTCAAGGGGTCCCCCTCAAGCTCAGTATGGTGACCATGCAAGTCAAACACCAATTCAAGCCCAACCACCAATGTTGGAACAAACCCGTGGGCAAAGGGAGCAGTATAACAAAGATAGTCACTCGTTCACACATGTGGACCAGCATCAAAATCATCCTCACCATTCTTTTAAAGACAATCCTGCTCAATCACTTGGCCAAGTTTATCGTGGCCCTCCTACCCAGTATGAGGAATCAAGAGGCCCACCTTCTAGTGTGGAGATTAGTGGACAACACATTAATCCACTGAACCAGTTTGGGGGTCCAAGGCTGCACTCTCCACCACATCGAGGGTCTTTTGATGAGCGCATATCTCTTCCTCCTTCTCTTCAGGAGAGTAGGGCCCCTTTTGGCGGATCCGAACGTTACCGCTTTGATAGGTTTTCAGATGACACTAGACCTATTCGTCACAGTGGCCCACTGCTCCCAACTCCCACAGAAGCTCCCATTGGTCTTCCAAATCGCAAGGGAGGCCATAGTCCAGACAGGCGACGAGATGAATACTGGCGCCGCCATTCCCCTGAAATCTTGAGGAGAACCAGCACCAACCGAGAGGACTCGGAACCTCGGAGCACAGATCCCTTCAGTCACTTCGAAGCGGTGCTCAGAGAATCTACTTCTGGTCCCCCCCAATCATTAGAAGACAGACTAAAGGAGCTGTCTGGTGATCACAGAAGAGACAGAGAGCGTGACATCCCTCACCCTGGGAGGTCCTTATTATGGGAGAGGAGCAAGCGGTGGAGCAGAGAGCGAGAGTGGGAAAGAAGCCGAGAAAGGGACATGAATCGAGAGTCTAGCCGTGAACGAGATCGGAGCAAAGGAAAGGAGGCCGAGAAGCATCAAGAGGCAGAGGTTGAGCGACATGGAAATCAAGACACAGACAAGAGGAGAGaccgcgacagagagagggaaaaggACAAGGACAGAGCCAGGGATAGGGAGGCTGACAGAAGGGATTCCGATCGCGACCGAGGGAGAAACAACCGTGACAGAGAGCGGGAACAGGACCATGAGCGAGAGAAGAGACGGGACAGGTCCCGAAGCAGAGACCGGGATCGGGGCAAAGACCGGGCGGGTAgggaaaaagacaaagaaaaggacaatgacagagacaaggacagagAGCGAGAAAGAGACAAGGACAGGGAGCgtgacagagacaaggacaggGAGCgtgacagagacaaggacaggGAGCGTGACAGAGACAGGGACAGGGAGCgggacagagacaaggacaggGAGCGGGACAGAGACAAAGATAGGGAGAttgacagagacaaggacaggGAGCGGGACAGAGACAGAGAAAGAGATAAGGACCGGGAGAGAGACCGAgagaaagacagagacaaggacagagaaaaagaaagagaaagggACCGCGAGAAGgacagagagaaagaaagagacaaggagagagaaagagaccaTGACAAAGACAGAGACCGGGACAAAGACAGAGACCGGGACAAAGACAGGGACAGAGAGAAAGAGCGAGATAAAGACAGACACCGGGACAGAGAccgagaaaaagagagagagagagagaaggagagagacCGAGACCGTGACAGAGACCGTGACAGAGACCGAGATCGTGACAGAGACCGCGACAGGGACAGGGACCGTGACAGGGACCGTGACAGGGATCGGGACCGCCAGGAAACGAGCAGAAGCAGAGAAAGGAGAGAAGACAAAAAGGACAGTAAACATGAAACACCCAAGGAGAGAGAAAAGACtgcagaaaatgacaaaaacgttTCCTAG